The window TGTACTCAAAGACGCCCACAGCCAGGTGCGGGCGGTGATGTTTCGCTCGCAGCAGCGCGGGCTTCGCTTCCAGCCAGAAGACGGCATGCAGGTTATCTGCCAGGCCAGGGTGAGCGTATACGAACCTAGGGGAGAATATCAACTGCTGGTGGAGGCCATGGAGCCCAGAGGTGTGGGCGCCCTGCAGCTGGCCTACGAACAGTTGAAAAAGCGGCTGGCAGCAGAGGGACTTTTTGCTGAAGAGCACAAGAAGGGTCTGCCATTCCTGCCGCAGAGAATAGGGGTGGTTACCTCGGCAACCGGGGCTGCCATCCGCGACATTATTCAGGTGGTGCGGCGCCGCTACAGCAACCTGGAGATTTATCTTTATCCAGTTCGGGTGCAAGGGGAGGGATCTGCCGAGGAAATCGTCGAGGGGATTGCCGCATTCAACAAGGACTTTCCAGTAGACGTTATCATTGTCGGCCGCGGAGGCGGTTCCTGGGAGGATCTGTGGTCCTTCAACGAGGAAAAGGTGGTGCGGGCCATCTATCAGTCAACTGTCCCTATAATTTCTGCGGTGGGCCACGAAATAGATACCACCCTGGCCGATCTGGCGGCAGATGTGCGAGCTCCAACGCCTTCGGCTGCCGCTGAGATGGTGAGCCAACAGAAAGAGGCGCTCAAACAACACCTGGAGACTCTGAAACAGCGACTGCAGAGCAGATTCCGCCAGTCTGTCCATCTGTGGAAAGAGAGACTGGAAAGTCGACAGCAGCGGTTGCGTCATCCGAGGACAATGCTGGTGGATATGAGAATGAGGCTGGATGACAATGGGCAGCGGTTGGAAGCAGCACTGCGTCGCCTGATGGTTGACAGGCAGCAGCTAGTTTCCAGGGAAGCGGCTCGCCTGGTGCATGCCAGTCCAGCCAGCATGATTTCTGCCTTGACTATGACCATGAGGCAGCTGGAGAAAAATCTGCAGCTGTTCAGCAGGCAGGCAGTGGCCAGCAAGAGGCAGGCGCTCGAGCGCTCTCTCAGCCGTTTGGAAACATTGAGTCCACTTGCTATCCTGGCCAGGGGGTATAGCATTACCACCACCTGGCCAGCCGGAGAAATTGTGCGTTCGGCCAGAGATGTGCAGACTGATGATCTGGTGCAGGTGAGACTGCATGAAGGAGCTCTCAGGTGTAAGGTGACCAAGACGAGCCATTGAGAGATTCGAGGGACCGTTGAAGTGGGTCTTGCAATATGGACAAATGGAGGATAAGTGGAGATAGTTTCTGGACTCGAGATGAGATTGCTGACAAGAGGCGTTACTGCACCCCGTGAGAGTAACCGGAGGCTCGCCCTGGAGGGACTCGGGTGGCAGCAAGGCCTCTCTGCTGAAATATGGAGGCAGGAGTAAATTACTTTGAAAGCGGCTGCACAGCTGATGAACAAGAAGATCTTCTGTAGGGTATTGATATTGTTATGGCTGCCAGCTTGCACATTATGGCTGCAAGGTGAGGCTGTGTCCGTGGCAGCAGGAGTCGTCGAGTTCAGAGAGCCTCTGGTCCAGGGAAGCGTTGCCAAACTTGTGGTCAGCGAGGTTGACGAACACTCGCTGGTTCGAGGCAGCTGGCAAGGGAAGCCACTGGGTTTCTATCCACTCGGACCAGGAAAATATGGTTCACTCATAGGTGTGGACCTGGGGCTGCCTCCGGGAAAATATCCGCTGAAAATACGTGTGGAAACAGGCGGCAAAACTACCATGCTCTGGCAGGAGGATATCCAGGTCGTCAAAAAGTTCTACGGGATAGAGCGGCTGCAGCTGCCCGAACGCATGGTGAAGCTGGACAGCCGTACTCTCAAACGGGTGCGCCGAGAGCAGCAAGTATTCAGACAGTTGTGGAACAAGTGGACGCCAGAACGTTATTGGACAGGCTCTTTTCTGAAGCCGGTAAACGGCAAACTGCTTTCTCCTTTCGGGCGCCGCCGCATTATCAATAATGAACCGCGGAGCCCTCACAGCGGCATTGATTTGCGAGCTCGTCAGGGAGAGCCAGTTATGGCAGCCAACCGCGGGCGGGTGGTGCTGGTGGGAGATTACTTTTTCCCGGGACGTTCCGTAGTAATAGATCACGGCCAGGGATTGTTTACCATGTACTTTCACCTGTCCAAAGTTAAGGTACAGCAGGGAAGCATGGTGGAGAGAGGAACGGTGATTGGTTTGGCTGGGGCCTCGGGTAGAGCGAGCGGTCCTCACCTGCACTGGGGCGTACGCCTCGATGGCGCCCGGGTAAACCCTGTGGAGCTTCTCGAGGCGACAGGGAGCTGAACAGGATGCTCTTGTGCTAATTCTTATGAATCACCCCGGGTCGTGACTCCTGGCAATCAGCCAAAGGGTGAATGCTGCGCAGTGTTGCCGCTAACGCTCGGGCTGCTGCGGTTGGCAAACCTCATCCCCTGAGCTTTGGCTCGCGGCAGCCCTGGCGAGCCCCCTTGAGCGGCACCTGGACAAAGTCCCAGTATTCACGGTGCTTACGATCAAAGGAGATATGACCAGTTACGATTTTTGAAAGTGGTGTATATTATGGCAAGAAAAAAGGAAAGTTTTGAACAGGCACTGCAGAAGCTGGAGGCCATTGTAGCTAGAATGGAAGAGGGGGATTTGCCTCTCGAGGAGGCTTTGAAGCTTTTTGAAGAGGGAGTGAGACTGGTCAAGTTCTGCAACAAGAAACTGGACGAGGCGGAGCGCAAAGTGGCCCTGCTTGTTCGCGACGAGAAGGGGGGGTTGCAAGCAACGCCTTTCATCGAGGCTGACGATGAAGAATGAATTCGAACTGGCTGCCTACTTGAGATTGCGCCGAGAAATGGTGGACGAGGCCCTGGAGCGGTTTCTTCCTCCTCTCGAGACCATTGAGGCCAGGGTAGTGGAGGCCATGCGCTACAGCCTTTTTGCTAAGGGCAAACGTCTGCGCCCCATCCTTTGTCTGGCTGCGGCTGAAGCTGTGGGCGGCCTGGCGGAGAATGCCCTGCCAGTTGCCTGCGCCCTCGAAATGATCCACACTTACTCTTTGATCCACGACGACCTGCCTGCCATGGATGACGACGAGTTGCGGCGGGGAATTCCCACCAGCCACAAAGTGTTTGGTGAGGCCATGGCCATACTGGCCGGCGATGCTTTGTTGACCGAGGCCTTCCATTTGCTCAGTCGAGTCGACACCATGCCGTCTTCAACTGCAGTGAGAATCATTGAGGTGATTGCAGCAGCCGCTAGCTACAGGGGAATGGTAGGAGGCCAGGCAGTGGACATGTTGTGGCAGAATACCACAGCAGATATTGAACTGGTTCGCTACCTGCATCGCAAGAAGACAGCAGCGCTCATCGGTGCTTCACTGGAAACAGGTGCTATGGTGGGCGGCGGCTCTGAGGAGCAGATTGGCGCCCTGAAGCGCTATGGCCATGCCATTGGCCTTGCTTTTCAAATAGTGGATGATGTCCTTGACATCGAAGGTGATCCAGCAGTGCTGGGGAAGAGGACCGGTGTGGATGTGGCTAGAGGTAAGGCCACCTACCCGGCGCTGCTGGGGTTGGAGCAGTCACAGGTGGAGGCCGAGGAAAAAGTAGCGGACGCCCTGGCTGCTCTACACGGTTTTGATGACCGGGTGAAACCGCTACGCGCGATTGCCAGGTATATCCTCACCAGAAAAAGATAGCGGCGCACAGGGAAAGAGGCAATATGGCAAAAAAGGAACAGGAAAAAGCTTCATTGCTGTCGCGCATCAACAGTCCGGCTGACCTGAAGGTTCTTTCTCTCAAAGAGCTGGAACAGTTGGCAGCGGAGATCCGGACCGAGATTATCTGTACAGTGGCCCAGAACGGTGGTCACCTGGCAGCCAATCTGGGCACTGTGGAGCTGACACTCGCCCTTCATCGGGTGTTCGATGCTCCCCGGGACGTTATTATCTGGGATGTGGGCCACCAGGCTTACACCCACAAGCTGATCACAGGCAGAAGGGAGCAGTTTCACACCCTCAGGCAGCATGGAGGCATCAGCGGCTTTCCCAGAAGAACGGAGAGCCCCTATGATACCTTTGGCACAGGACACGCCAGCACCTCCATTTCCGCAGCCCTGGGATTTGCCACTGGCAGACACATGAAAGGTGAAGGTGGCAGGGTGGTTGCAGTCATAGGTGACGGATCCATGACAGGTGGCATGGCC of the Deltaproteobacteria bacterium genome contains:
- a CDS encoding M23 family metallopeptidase, producing the protein MAAGVVEFREPLVQGSVAKLVVSEVDEHSLVRGSWQGKPLGFYPLGPGKYGSLIGVDLGLPPGKYPLKIRVETGGKTTMLWQEDIQVVKKFYGIERLQLPERMVKLDSRTLKRVRREQQVFRQLWNKWTPERYWTGSFLKPVNGKLLSPFGRRRIINNEPRSPHSGIDLRARQGEPVMAANRGRVVLVGDYFFPGRSVVIDHGQGLFTMYFHLSKVKVQQGSMVERGTVIGLAGASGRASGPHLHWGVRLDGARVNPVELLEATGS
- a CDS encoding exodeoxyribonuclease VII large subunit; the encoded protein is MTFSDDNSLQLQSTDGRRIYSVSDLTREIRGLLEDHFPFIWVEGEISNFRVPVSGHFYFVLKDAHSQVRAVMFRSQQRGLRFQPEDGMQVICQARVSVYEPRGEYQLLVEAMEPRGVGALQLAYEQLKKRLAAEGLFAEEHKKGLPFLPQRIGVVTSATGAAIRDIIQVVRRRYSNLEIYLYPVRVQGEGSAEEIVEGIAAFNKDFPVDVIIVGRGGGSWEDLWSFNEEKVVRAIYQSTVPIISAVGHEIDTTLADLAADVRAPTPSAAAEMVSQQKEALKQHLETLKQRLQSRFRQSVHLWKERLESRQQRLRHPRTMLVDMRMRLDDNGQRLEAALRRLMVDRQQLVSREAARLVHASPASMISALTMTMRQLEKNLQLFSRQAVASKRQALERSLSRLETLSPLAILARGYSITTTWPAGEIVRSARDVQTDDLVQVRLHEGALRCKVTKTSH
- the xseB gene encoding exodeoxyribonuclease VII small subunit; amino-acid sequence: MARKKESFEQALQKLEAIVARMEEGDLPLEEALKLFEEGVRLVKFCNKKLDEAERKVALLVRDEKGGLQATPFIEADDEE
- a CDS encoding polyprenyl synthetase family protein; this encodes MKNEFELAAYLRLRREMVDEALERFLPPLETIEARVVEAMRYSLFAKGKRLRPILCLAAAEAVGGLAENALPVACALEMIHTYSLIHDDLPAMDDDELRRGIPTSHKVFGEAMAILAGDALLTEAFHLLSRVDTMPSSTAVRIIEVIAAAASYRGMVGGQAVDMLWQNTTADIELVRYLHRKKTAALIGASLETGAMVGGGSEEQIGALKRYGHAIGLAFQIVDDVLDIEGDPAVLGKRTGVDVARGKATYPALLGLEQSQVEAEEKVADALAALHGFDDRVKPLRAIARYILTRKR